A stretch of Linepithema humile isolate Giens D197 chromosome 3, Lhum_UNIL_v1.0, whole genome shotgun sequence DNA encodes these proteins:
- the LOC105676259 gene encoding RNA-binding protein NOB1, with product MNNMNKVQYLIVDTSAFIKNAALQDIGVNILTEQAVVDEITNKRQLRRLVVLPYDLKIQEAFTENIKFVTEFAKKSGDYTSLSATDIKVIALTYQLEKEKVGTSHLKDAPTIRSIKSTAERKDEDDVKLPIGFYMPNKSEKPKLDQNTTESSLNDVEKQKIQATLHTSDRSDQSDNEASDVEETKTGILAEKFAKLTCNPADLEIEGENEDTNVVDDILAPVDATSEDDQNDRESTEDEDDDDNGWITPGNFADLRKQMDLEILEEKSATVACLTMDFAMQNVLMQMGLNVVSLDGRVIKQMRTFIFRCYACFKTTSVMTKIFCPHCGNKTLKKVEVILDENGKQQIHINFQRPLSAKGKKFSLPMPKGGKHANNPILCEDQPVPDQRPSRLARIKNNPLHEDYIAGYSPFIMRDVNSKSAMLGIRPDNTIKYWMKKNPNECRKKRK from the exons atgaataatatgaataaagtaCAATATCTTATTGTTGATACGAGTGCTTTTATAAAGAATGCTGCTTTACAG GATATTGGAGTCAATATTTTGACTGAACAAGCTGTTGTTGATGAAATCACAAATAAGAGACAATTAAGAAGATTAGTTGTACTACcctatgatttaaaaattcaagaagCTTTTacggaaaatattaaatttg tGACTGAGTTTGCTAAGAAAAGTGGTGACTATACAAGCCTATCTGCTACTGACATTAAAGTGATTGCACTCACTTATCAGTTGGAGAAGGAAAAAGTTGGAACATCTCATTTGAAGGATGCTCCAACAATAAGGAGCATTAAATCTACTGCTGAGAGAAAAGATGAAGATGATGTTAAGCTACCAATTGGTTTTTATATGCCAAATAAAAGt GAAAAACCAAAATTGGATCAAAATACCACAGAATCTTCTTTAAATGATGtggaaaaacagaaaatacaaGCTACTTTACATACTTCTGATAGATCTGATCAGTCAGATAATGAAGCATCGGATGTTGAAGAAACTAAAACAGGAATTTTGGCTGAAAAATTTGCTAAACTAACATGCAATCCAGCAGATTTAGAAATTGAAGGTGAAAATGAAGATACGAATGTTGTAGATGATATTCTTGCTCCAGTTGATGCAACATCTGAAGATGACCAAAATGACAGGGAATCAACTGAAGATGAAGACGACGATGATAACGGTTGGATCACACCAG gaaATTTTGCTGACTTAAGAAAACAAATGGATCTGGAAATTCTCGAAGAGAAATCTGCAACCGTTGCATGTTTAACGATGGATTTTGCAATGCAGAACGTTCTTATGCAAATGGGATTGAATGTAGTTTCATTGGATGGCAGAGTCATTAAACAAATGCGGACTTTCATATTCAGATGTTATGCCTGTTTCAAGACCACAAGTGTTATGACAAAGATTTTCTGTCCACATTGCGGCAACAAGACACTGAAGAAAGTGGAAGTCATTTTAGATGAGAATGGAAAACAacaaattcatataaacttcCAAAGACCTCTCTCGGCTAAAGGAAAGAAA TTCTCATTGCCAATGCCGAAAGGTGGAAAACACGCAAACAATCCCATTTTATGTGAAGATCAGCCAGTACCAGATCAACGTCCGTCGCGTTTAGCGCGTATTAAAAACAATCCGCTCCATGAAGATTATATAGCTGGTTATTCTCCATTCATTATGCGTGATGTAAATTCGAAATCAGCTATGTTGGGTATAAGACCAGATAATACTATTAAATACTGGATGAAAAAGAATCCTAATGAATGTAGGaagaaacgaaaataa
- the LOC105676605 gene encoding ribonuclease P protein subunit p40-like isoform X2, giving the protein MLCPKYNFKPPPHKFFIEKYDFRKRSVPMPMKTHYFNHSISVVLPDTVTVPTRLQNCLLIDTNYYQVNGLRACDLLYREFIEAFVKKGEVNLLTVGVKIDLESSICLTPSGHLVLSLIDAHYQALGLEGRVSFFASKSRTRYEYNVCPSSIAAWFEKLDYTVDLASQRFSQRTEYSLMIPTLQDECNIDKFFEWLGIFSTDCKLSNGETDDANPYKCPSPSIQVGQVQYLKYTGFFTSRKMQEIYNVLKDYILSRNTVSWISLDVQGFADSPISWGLREHTFFTDGDNSYTIIFQPNDESIIRQSSSSNNRPRTNSE; this is encoded by the exons ATGCTCTGTCCAAAGTACAATTTCAAACCACCACCGCATAAATTCTTCATAGAGAAGTatgattttagaaaaagaagtGTTCCTATGCCGATGAAAACTCATTACTTCAATCATTCT aTATCCGTAGTGCTTCCTGACACTGTTACAGTTCCTACTCgtttacaaaattgtttattgatcgatacaaattattatcaagTAAATGGATTGCGTGCCTGCGATCTATTATACAGAGAATTCATTGAAGCTTTTGTCAAGAAAG gGGAAGTCAATCTCTTGACAGTAGGAGTTAAAATAGATTTGGAGAGTTCTATATGTTTAACACCAAGTGGACATTTAGTGCTCTCTTTGATAGATGCACATTACCAAGCTCTTGGTTTAGAAGGAAGAGTTTCTTTCTTTGCAAGTAAATCTCGTACGCGTTATG agtACAATGTGTGCCCATCCTCCATAGCAGCATGGTTTGAGAAACTAGATTATACAGTTGATCTTGCTTCCCAAAGATTTTCTCAAAGAACTGAATACTCATTAATGATACCAACTCTTCAAGATGAAtgtaatatcgataaattctTTGAATGGCTCGGAATCTTCAGCACTGACTGTAAACt ATCGAATGGAGAAACAGATGATGCAAACCCATATAAATGTCCTTCTCCTTCAATACAAGTTGGGCAAGTACAGTATTTGAAGTATACCGGATTCTTTACGAGCAGAAAGATGCAAGAGATATATAATGtgttaaaagattatatattatcacgAAATACTGTATCATGGATTAGTTTGGATGTACAGGGATTTGCGGACAGTCCCATTAGTTGGGGCTTACGAGAACACACGTTCTTCACTGATGGAGACAATAGTTACACTATTATATTTCAACCTAACGATGAATCTATTATACGACAAAGTTCAAGTTCTAATAACAGACCAAGAACAAATTCTGAATAA
- the LOC105676605 gene encoding ribonuclease P protein subunit p40-like isoform X1 produces MLCPKYNFKPPPHKFFIEKYDFRKRSVPMPMKTHYFNHSISVVLPDTVTVPTRLQNCLLIDTNYYQVNGLRACDLLYREFIEAFVKKGEVNLLTVGVKIDLESSICLTPSGHLVLSLIDAHYQALGLEGRVSFFASKSRTRYVVVIDLNDENFIPGNKNFERVRIALKKRLSQNFNVIVSWHPSQYNVCPSSIAAWFEKLDYTVDLASQRFSQRTEYSLMIPTLQDECNIDKFFEWLGIFSTDCKLSNGETDDANPYKCPSPSIQVGQVQYLKYTGFFTSRKMQEIYNVLKDYILSRNTVSWISLDVQGFADSPISWGLREHTFFTDGDNSYTIIFQPNDESIIRQSSSSNNRPRTNSE; encoded by the exons ATGCTCTGTCCAAAGTACAATTTCAAACCACCACCGCATAAATTCTTCATAGAGAAGTatgattttagaaaaagaagtGTTCCTATGCCGATGAAAACTCATTACTTCAATCATTCT aTATCCGTAGTGCTTCCTGACACTGTTACAGTTCCTACTCgtttacaaaattgtttattgatcgatacaaattattatcaagTAAATGGATTGCGTGCCTGCGATCTATTATACAGAGAATTCATTGAAGCTTTTGTCAAGAAAG gGGAAGTCAATCTCTTGACAGTAGGAGTTAAAATAGATTTGGAGAGTTCTATATGTTTAACACCAAGTGGACATTTAGTGCTCTCTTTGATAGATGCACATTACCAAGCTCTTGGTTTAGAAGGAAGAGTTTCTTTCTTTGCAAGTAAATCTCGTACGCGTTATG TAGTGGTAATTGATCtaaatgatgaaaattttattcctggtaataagaattttgaaagAGTTCGAATAGCATTGAAAAAACGACTCTCGCAAAACTTTAATGTTATAGTATCATGGCATCCATCAC agtACAATGTGTGCCCATCCTCCATAGCAGCATGGTTTGAGAAACTAGATTATACAGTTGATCTTGCTTCCCAAAGATTTTCTCAAAGAACTGAATACTCATTAATGATACCAACTCTTCAAGATGAAtgtaatatcgataaattctTTGAATGGCTCGGAATCTTCAGCACTGACTGTAAACt ATCGAATGGAGAAACAGATGATGCAAACCCATATAAATGTCCTTCTCCTTCAATACAAGTTGGGCAAGTACAGTATTTGAAGTATACCGGATTCTTTACGAGCAGAAAGATGCAAGAGATATATAATGtgttaaaagattatatattatcacgAAATACTGTATCATGGATTAGTTTGGATGTACAGGGATTTGCGGACAGTCCCATTAGTTGGGGCTTACGAGAACACACGTTCTTCACTGATGGAGACAATAGTTACACTATTATATTTCAACCTAACGATGAATCTATTATACGACAAAGTTCAAGTTCTAATAACAGACCAAGAACAAATTCTGAATAA